From a single Salvelinus sp. IW2-2015 linkage group LG22, ASM291031v2, whole genome shotgun sequence genomic region:
- the LOC111949416 gene encoding mitochondrial fission factor homolog B isoform X1, whose translation MGEEQTKGRMNGAAFPSPTAEMAEMNRIHYELEYTEGISQRMRIPEMLKIGPYGHDNPEAGSHDLHNIMMQVPERIVMSGDSEDSQFPRPRDLDLIQSTPLEXLSLKTPPRVLTLNERPLDFMEMERSAAPAQPSEEVRSQGRLRRERSASENTTVRHNGQIARNDSIVTPFPPAPLRAFPPLAMAEDEQNLYSASGVLSFIQSTTRRAYQQVLEVLDENHRSKPSLRGGSALTSNLLHESRLNLATLDTTLDVSMAPDDMAVVDAATLRRQIIKLNRRLQLIEEENKERTKREMIMYSVTVAFWLINSWVWFRR comes from the exons ATGGGAGAAGAACAAACCAAAGG CCGAATGAACGGAGCAGCATTCCCCTCTCCCACTGCAGAGATGGCGGAGATGAACCGCATCCACTACGAGCTGGAGTACACAGAGGGCATCAGCCAGCGCATGAGGATTCCAGAGATGCTCAAAATTGGCCCCTACGGTCATGACAACCCCGAGGCAGGCTCACATGACCTGCACAACATCATGATGCAGGTCCCAGAGAGGATCGTAATGTCAG GAGACAGTGAGGACTCTCAGTTCCCCAGGCCCAGAGACCTGGACTTGATCCAGTCCACCCCGCTAGAGAYCCTGTCCCTGAAGACCCCTCCTCGGGTCCTCACCCTCAACGAGCGGCCGCTGGACTTCATGGAAATGGAGCGCAGTGcagccccagcccagcccagtgAGGAG GTGCGTTCGCAAGGGCGGTTGCGGCGGGAACGTTCAGCCAGCGAGAACACCACTGTCCGTCACAATGGCCAGATTGCCAGAAACGATTCAAT TGTGACCCCGTTCCCCCCAGCCCCTCTCCGCGCCTTCCCCCCTCTTGCCATGGCCGAGGACGAACAGAACCTGTACAGCGCTAGTGGCGTTCTCTCTTTCATCCAGTCCACCACGCGCCGGGCCTACCAGCAGGTCTTGGAGGTTCTGGACGAGAACCACCGCAG CAAGCCGTCGCTGCGAGGGGGGTCTGCCTTGACCTCTAACCTCCTGCATGAATCCAG GCTTAACCTGGCCACTCTAGACACTACTCTGGATGTCTCCATGGCTCCTGATGACATGGCTGTCGTAGATGCAGCAACACTTCGACGTCAG ATCATCAAGCTGAACCGGAGGCTCCAGCTCATAGAAGaggagaacaaggagaggaccaaacGTGAAATGATCATGTACTCAGTCACCGTAGCCTTCTGGCTTATCAACAGCTGGGTTTGGTTCCGCCGCTAG
- the LOC111949416 gene encoding mitochondrial fission factor homolog B isoform X2, which yields MGEEQTKGRMNGAAFPSPTAEMAEMNRIHYELEYTEGISQRMRIPEMLKIGPYGHDNPEAGSHDLHNIMMQVPERIVMSGDSEDSQFPRPRDLDLIQSTPLEXLSLKTPPRVLTLNERPLDFMEMERSAAPAQPSEEVRSQGRLRRERSASENTTVRHNGQIARNDSIVTPFPPAPLRAFPPLAMAEDEQNLYSASGVLSFIQSTTRRAYQQVLEVLDENHRRLNLATLDTTLDVSMAPDDMAVVDAATLRRQIIKLNRRLQLIEEENKERTKREMIMYSVTVAFWLINSWVWFRR from the exons ATGGGAGAAGAACAAACCAAAGG CCGAATGAACGGAGCAGCATTCCCCTCTCCCACTGCAGAGATGGCGGAGATGAACCGCATCCACTACGAGCTGGAGTACACAGAGGGCATCAGCCAGCGCATGAGGATTCCAGAGATGCTCAAAATTGGCCCCTACGGTCATGACAACCCCGAGGCAGGCTCACATGACCTGCACAACATCATGATGCAGGTCCCAGAGAGGATCGTAATGTCAG GAGACAGTGAGGACTCTCAGTTCCCCAGGCCCAGAGACCTGGACTTGATCCAGTCCACCCCGCTAGAGAYCCTGTCCCTGAAGACCCCTCCTCGGGTCCTCACCCTCAACGAGCGGCCGCTGGACTTCATGGAAATGGAGCGCAGTGcagccccagcccagcccagtgAGGAG GTGCGTTCGCAAGGGCGGTTGCGGCGGGAACGTTCAGCCAGCGAGAACACCACTGTCCGTCACAATGGCCAGATTGCCAGAAACGATTCAAT TGTGACCCCGTTCCCCCCAGCCCCTCTCCGCGCCTTCCCCCCTCTTGCCATGGCCGAGGACGAACAGAACCTGTACAGCGCTAGTGGCGTTCTCTCTTTCATCCAGTCCACCACGCGCCGGGCCTACCAGCAGGTCTTGGAGGTTCTGGACGAGAACCACCGCAG GCTTAACCTGGCCACTCTAGACACTACTCTGGATGTCTCCATGGCTCCTGATGACATGGCTGTCGTAGATGCAGCAACACTTCGACGTCAG ATCATCAAGCTGAACCGGAGGCTCCAGCTCATAGAAGaggagaacaaggagaggaccaaacGTGAAATGATCATGTACTCAGTCACCGTAGCCTTCTGGCTTATCAACAGCTGGGTTTGGTTCCGCCGCTAG
- the LOC111949416 gene encoding mitochondrial fission factor homolog B isoform X4 produces MGEEQTKGRMNGAAFPSPTAEMAEMNRIHYELEYTEGISQRMRIPEMLKIGPYGHDNPEAGSHDLHNIMMQVPERIVMSGDSEDSQFPRPRDLDLIQSTPLEXLSLKTPPRVLTLNERPLDFMEMERSAAPAQPSEEVRSQGRLRRERSASENTTVRHNGQIARNDSMLNLATLDTTLDVSMAPDDMAVVDAATLRRQIIKLNRRLQLIEEENKERTKREMIMYSVTVAFWLINSWVWFRR; encoded by the exons ATGGGAGAAGAACAAACCAAAGG CCGAATGAACGGAGCAGCATTCCCCTCTCCCACTGCAGAGATGGCGGAGATGAACCGCATCCACTACGAGCTGGAGTACACAGAGGGCATCAGCCAGCGCATGAGGATTCCAGAGATGCTCAAAATTGGCCCCTACGGTCATGACAACCCCGAGGCAGGCTCACATGACCTGCACAACATCATGATGCAGGTCCCAGAGAGGATCGTAATGTCAG GAGACAGTGAGGACTCTCAGTTCCCCAGGCCCAGAGACCTGGACTTGATCCAGTCCACCCCGCTAGAGAYCCTGTCCCTGAAGACCCCTCCTCGGGTCCTCACCCTCAACGAGCGGCCGCTGGACTTCATGGAAATGGAGCGCAGTGcagccccagcccagcccagtgAGGAG GTGCGTTCGCAAGGGCGGTTGCGGCGGGAACGTTCAGCCAGCGAGAACACCACTGTCCGTCACAATGGCCAGATTGCCAGAAACGATTCAAT GCTTAACCTGGCCACTCTAGACACTACTCTGGATGTCTCCATGGCTCCTGATGACATGGCTGTCGTAGATGCAGCAACACTTCGACGTCAG ATCATCAAGCTGAACCGGAGGCTCCAGCTCATAGAAGaggagaacaaggagaggaccaaacGTGAAATGATCATGTACTCAGTCACCGTAGCCTTCTGGCTTATCAACAGCTGGGTTTGGTTCCGCCGCTAG
- the LOC111949415 gene encoding large ribosomal subunit protein mL44 has product MVAFRKVFIVTHHQKTVMASGYIVNRGVLTFGIHYQHVCRNVLLTQTREKKRWMKAYTLLMERKLKIEGPPPPKPRAQKPNWDYHAEVQAFSSRLKESFSPELLKTAFVNPCYIQSEQERRQALGVDSEMAALVLGDNIQLHRQGLEFTKSFLSDWCRASFPSLPSMGVVAIVAHLTSHPVVCHVARNLAIEDLTMSAQFPVPDEILHSTFLAVIGALQESSGAERAGLFLRDFLVTQLVGKDLFEMWSVVNPMGLLVEELSKRNVALPEPRLTRSAGASTVLPLYFVGLYSDKKLLAEAPGETILAAEEEAARVALRKLYGYTENRRPCDFSAAEQPRAPGLQSFSSS; this is encoded by the exons ATGGTTGCTTTCCGGAAGGTTTTCATAGTCACACACCATCAGAAAACTGTCATGGCGTCTGGGTACATTGTAAATCGTGGTGTGCTAACATTTGGAATTCACTATCaacatgtttgtagaaatgtACTCCTTACACAGACCCGAGAGAAGAAGCGATGGATGAAAGCATATACTCTTTTGATGGAAAGAAAGTTGAAGATAGAAGGGCCTCCACCACCTAAGCCACG tgctCAAAAACCTAACTGGGACTACCATGCAGAAGTCCAGGCATTCAGCAGCCGCCTTAAAGAAAGTTTCTCCCCGGAGCTCCTGAAGACAGCCTTCGTGAACCCCTGTTACATTCAGTCAGAGCAAGAGAGGAGGCAGGCACTCGGTGTGGACTCTGAAATGGCTGCTCTGGTCCTGGGGGACAACATTCAGCTACACAGACAGGGCTTGGAGTTCACCAAGAGCTTCTTGTCTGACTGGTGCAGGGCCAGCTTCCCTAGCCTGCCCAGCATGGGAGTGGTCGCCATTGTCGCGCACCTGACCAGTCATCCAGTCGTGTGCCATGTGGCGCGGAACCTCGCCATCGAGGACCTAACTATGAGCGCTCAATTCCCGGTCCCTGACGAGATATTGCACAGTACGTTCCTCGCTGTGATCGGAGCACTCCAGGAGAGCAGTGGAGCTGAGAGAGCAGGACTTTTCCTTCGG gATTTCCTGGTCACTCAGCTGGTAGGGAAAGACCTGTTTGAGATGTGGTCGGTGGTAAACCCAATGGGGCTGCTGGTGGAGGAGCTGTCCAAGAGGAACGTGGCCCTCCCAGAGCCTCGCCTCACCAGGTCGGCCGGCGCCAGCACTGTGCTCCCACTCTACTTTGTAGGGCTGTACAG tgaTAAGAAGCTCCTTGCCGAGGCTCCAGGGGAGACCATTCTGGCTGCGGAGGAGGAGGCGGCACGCGTGGCCCTGAGGAAACTCTATGGCTACACTGAGAACCGGAGACCCTGTGACTTCTCTGCAGCGGAGCAGCCTCGGGCTCCTGGCCTCCAATCCTTCAGCAGCAGCTAA
- the LOC111949416 gene encoding mitochondrial fission factor homolog B isoform X3 translates to MGEEQTKGRMNGAAFPSPTAEMAEMNRIHYELEYTEGISQRMRIPEMLKIGPYGHDNPEAGSHDLHNIMMQVPERIVMSGDSEDSQFPRPRDLDLIQSTPLEXLSLKTPPRVLTLNERPLDFMEMERSAAPAQPSEEVRSQGRLRRERSASENTTVRHNGQIARNDSIKPSLRGGSALTSNLLHESRLNLATLDTTLDVSMAPDDMAVVDAATLRRQIIKLNRRLQLIEEENKERTKREMIMYSVTVAFWLINSWVWFRR, encoded by the exons ATGGGAGAAGAACAAACCAAAGG CCGAATGAACGGAGCAGCATTCCCCTCTCCCACTGCAGAGATGGCGGAGATGAACCGCATCCACTACGAGCTGGAGTACACAGAGGGCATCAGCCAGCGCATGAGGATTCCAGAGATGCTCAAAATTGGCCCCTACGGTCATGACAACCCCGAGGCAGGCTCACATGACCTGCACAACATCATGATGCAGGTCCCAGAGAGGATCGTAATGTCAG GAGACAGTGAGGACTCTCAGTTCCCCAGGCCCAGAGACCTGGACTTGATCCAGTCCACCCCGCTAGAGAYCCTGTCCCTGAAGACCCCTCCTCGGGTCCTCACCCTCAACGAGCGGCCGCTGGACTTCATGGAAATGGAGCGCAGTGcagccccagcccagcccagtgAGGAG GTGCGTTCGCAAGGGCGGTTGCGGCGGGAACGTTCAGCCAGCGAGAACACCACTGTCCGTCACAATGGCCAGATTGCCAGAAACGATTCAAT CAAGCCGTCGCTGCGAGGGGGGTCTGCCTTGACCTCTAACCTCCTGCATGAATCCAG GCTTAACCTGGCCACTCTAGACACTACTCTGGATGTCTCCATGGCTCCTGATGACATGGCTGTCGTAGATGCAGCAACACTTCGACGTCAG ATCATCAAGCTGAACCGGAGGCTCCAGCTCATAGAAGaggagaacaaggagaggaccaaacGTGAAATGATCATGTACTCAGTCACCGTAGCCTTCTGGCTTATCAACAGCTGGGTTTGGTTCCGCCGCTAG